A region from the Arachis ipaensis cultivar K30076 chromosome B01, Araip1.1, whole genome shotgun sequence genome encodes:
- the LOC107627487 gene encoding ribonuclease III domain-containing protein RNC1, chloroplastic isoform X2, with product MHRFRGNIWDYDCKPKVMQTLGYPQEMNDMTPDITEARNIELGLGLQLCFLHPSKYKLEHPRFCYERLEYLGQKIQDLVMAERLLMKHLDAPGLWLQNRHRRLLMNKYCGRYLRAKHLHHYIIYGESVQDKYEHNRRLRNPANTAVQQALHGLSYAVYGKRDVRRLMFEVFDFEQVQPQEV from the exons ATGCATCGGTTCAGAGGGAATATATGGGATTATGATTGCAAACCAAAGGTTATGCAGACCCTTGGATATCCACAGGAAATGAATGATATGACTCCAGATATTACCGAAGCCCGGAACATAGAGCTCGGACTTGGATTGCAG CTATGTTTCTTGCATCCATCAAAGTACAAACTTGAGCATCCTCGATTTTGCTATGAAAGATTAGAATACCTTGGCCAAAAGATACAG GATTTGGTGATGGCTGAACGACTGCTGATGAAGCATTTAGATGCTCCTGGGCTGTGGCTACAAAATAGGCACCGCCGCCTTCTTATGAACAAGTATTGTGGAAGATATTTGAGGGCTAAACATCTTCACCATTATATTATATATGGTGAAAGTGTTCAAGATAAGTACGAGCACAATCGGCGACTGAGAAACCCAGCCAACACAGCAGTTCAACAAGCTCTTCATGGACTTTCATATGCTGTTTATGGGAAACGTGATGTGAGACGTCTGATGTTTGAGGTTTTTGACTTTGAGCAAGTCCAACCTCAAGAAGTCTAA